From Herbaspirillum sp. WKF16:
GGATGGTGCGCGCGCGGTCGGCGGCGGAGATGCCGGTGGTCACGCCTTCGGCGGCTTCGATGGACACGGTGAAGTTGGTGCCGAACGCGGTGCCGTTGCGGCTGGCCATCATCGGCAGGTCGAGCTGGTCGCAGTGTTCTTCGGTGAGCGTGAGGCACACCAGGCCGCGCGCATGCGTAACCATGAAATTGATCGCCTCGGGCGTGACGAAGTCGGTGGCGAGGACCAGGTCGCCCTCGTTTTCGCGGTCTTCCTCGTCGACCAGGATCACCATGCGTCCGGCACGGAGTTCGGCGACGATTTCTTCTGTTGTTGCGAGTGGCATACGATTTTCTTTTCCCATTTGGAACCCGCTATTTTAAAGGATTGCGGGGGTCGCCACCCGGCCTGTGGCGCGCTTTGCCGCGATTTATTGATGCAAGGCAGCCTGGGTGCGCGCCAGCGCCTCCTGCAGCAGGGCAGGATCGCCGCCGGCCAGCTTTTTCGAATCCGACAAGGTCTGGCGGAAGGCGCGCGCGCCCGGCACGCCGGCCAGGAGACCCAGCATGTGGCGCGTGATGCTGTTGAGGCGCAGGCCGGGGCCGGCGCCATTGCCGCCATGCAATTCCAGCTGGCGCCGGATATACGGCAGCATGGCGGCGATCACCTCTTCGCGGCTGGGGTGGCGGGCGCCCTCCAGGTCGCCGTAATAGCGGGCGTCGAAGCCTGCCATCAGGTAGGGATTGTGATACGCCTCGCGCCCCAGCATCACGCCGTCCACGTGCCGCAGGTGCTCATCGATCTCGGCCACGGTCTTGATGCCGCCGTTGATCAGGATTTCCAGCTGCGGGAAATCTTTCTTGAGCCGGTAGGCGTAGTCATACTTGAGCGGCGGGATCTCGCGGTTTTCCTTCGGGCTCAGGCCCTTGAGGATGGCATTGCGCGCGTGCACGATGAAGGTGCTGCAGCCGGCATCGGCAATCTTGCCGACGAAATCGCGCACGAAATCGTAGGATTGGACGTCGTCGATGCCGATGCGGTGCTTGACGGTAACGTCGATCGACACCGCGTCGCGCATGGCCTTGACGCAATCGGCGACCAGCTCAGGCTCACCCATCAGGCAGGCGCCGAAGGCGCCCTTCTGCACGCGCTCGGAGGGGCAGCCGCAATTCAGGTTGATCTCGTCATAACCCCACTGCTCGCCCAGCTTCGCGCCGTGTGCCAGGTCGGACGGCTCGCTGCCGCCCAACTGCAGCGCAACCGGATGTTCTTCCTCGTTGAAATCGAGATGGCGCGGCACATCGCCGTGCAGCAGCGCGCCGGTGGTCACCATCTCGGTGTAGAGCCAGGTGTGGCGCGTGATCTGGCGATGGAAGACGCGGCAGTGCCGATCGGTCCAATCCATCATGGGCGCAACGCTCAAGGTGCGCGGAGGCAAGGGTTTCTTCATTTGCTGGAGAAATCGTCAATTCGTAAATCGTTTGCGCCGATGCCAGCTTCGAGGAGAAGGCTGGCGACGCGTTGCACCGTCTTCAGGCAGTGTCGGCCATGCGCGGGCGCATCGCAAGAATCCCGCGCCGTCGCCCGCAATCCCGCCGCAAATAGAAAGCCCGCAAGGCTTTCGCGTTGCGGGCTGGTGTCCCCTCTATCCTCTTTGAGATAGGATTTTTATACAGCGGACACGATTCTGCACCACAATCCGGCAGGCGTCATTTCGCAATGCACAAAAAAAGGGCTCGCCGGAGATTCGTCGAGAAATCTCCCCCGCCTTACTACCGCCTCCCGGGAATCCGGCGCCGCCCCCGGCGCGGCTCATCAACGGGAAACCCGCCCTCCGTCGAGGCCTCAGGCGATTCGACAAAAAAAAAGCCCACAACCGTAGTTGCGGGCTTGAATCCAATTCTTTAGGAGGAAATTGGAGGAGACAGGTGTAACTATATGGCAGCGCATCATAGCTGTCTGCTTTATTGTGCTGATATCTGATATTCACAAGGAAGATATCAGCACAGGCAAACGCCCATCTCCACGGCGGCCCGGCGGGGCCGCCCTTCCCGCATCAAACGGATTCTTCGCGCGATGCCTTCTTGCGCTCATGTTCCTTCAGGTGGCGCTTGCGCAGGCGAATGCTCTTCGGCGTCACTTCCACCAGCTCATCGTCCTCGATGAATTCCACGGCGTATTCCAGGTTCAGCTCGATCGGCGGCACCAGGCGCACGGCTTCGTCGGTACCGGAAGCGCGCACGTTGGTCAGCTGCTTGCCCTTGATCGGGTTGACCACCAGGTCGTTGTCGCGCGAGTGGATGCCGATGATCATGCCTTCATAGACCGGATCGTTGTGGCTGACGAACATGCGGCCGCGGTCTTGCAGCTTCCACAGCGCGTAGGCCACGGCGGCGCCGTCGTCCTGGGAGATCAGCACGCCGTTGCGACGGCCGGCCAGTTCGCCCTTGGTGGTATCGACGGCCTTGTAGTCGTCGAACACGTGGCTCATCAGGCCGGTGCCGCGGGTCAGGGTCATGAATTCGCCCTGGAAGCCGATCAGGCCACGCGCCGGGATGTGGTACTCCAGGCGCACGCGGCCCTTGCCGTCCGGTTCCATGTTCTGCAGGTCGCCGCGGCGGCGGCCCAGCTCTTCCATCACGCCGCCCTGGTGGGTTTCTTCGACGTCGACGGTCAGGTTTTCGTACGGCTCTTCGCGCACGCCGTCAACCATGCGGAACACCACGCGCGGACGCGAGACGGCCAGCTCGAAACCTTCGCGGCGCATGTTCTCGATCAGGATGGTCAGGTGCAGTTCGCCGCGGCCCGACACTTCGTAGGTCGAGTCGTCGTTCTCGGCCTGGACCACGCGCAGCGCCATGTTGGACTTCAGTTCCTTTTCCAGGCGGTCGCGGATCTGGCGGGTGGTGACAAACTTGCCTTCGCGGCCGGCCAGCGGCGAGGTGTTGACCATGAAGTTCATGGTCAGGGTCGGTTCGTCGACCTTCAGCATCGGCAGGCCGTTGGGGGCGTCAGGCGCGCAAATGGTGGAGCCGATGCCGATTTCCTCGATGCCGTTGATCAGCACGATGTCGCCGGCCAGCGCTTCATCGACCAGCACGCGCTCCAGGCCCTTGAAGGTCAGCACCTGGTTGATGCGGGCCTTGGTCGGCTTGTCTTCGGGACCGTTCATCCACACCACGTCCTGACCGCCCTTGACGCGGCCGGCCAGGATGCGGCCGACGCCGATCTTGCCGACGTAGGACGAGTATTCCAGCGAGGTGATCTGCAGTTGCAGCGGTGCATTCGGGTCATCTTCACGCGCCGGCACGTACTTCAGGATGGCGTCGAACAGCGGCTCCATGGAGCCGTCGCGCACGTCCGGGGTCAGGCCGGCATAGCCGTTCAGGCCGGAGGCATAGACCACCGGGAAGTCCAGCTGCTCTTCGGTGGCGCCCAGCTTGTCGAACAGTTCGAAGGTGGCGTTGATGGCCCACTCGGGACGCGCGCCGGGACGGTCGATCTTGTTGAGCACGACGATGGGCTTCAAGCCCAGGGCCAGCGCCTTGCGGGTCACGAAGCGGGTCTGCGGCATCGGACCTTCCTGCGCATCGACCAGCAGCAGCACGCTGTCGACCATCGACAGCACGCGCTCGACCTCACCGCCGAAGTCGGCGTGGCCCGGGGTGTCGACGATGTTGATGTGGGTTCCCTTGTACTCGACCGCGCAGTTCTTCGACAGGATGGTGATGCCGCGTTCCTTTTCGATGTCGTTCGAGTCCATCACGCGGTTATCGACCTGCTGGTTGTCGCGGAAGGTGCCGGACTGGCGCAGCAGCTGGTCGACCAGGGTGGTTTTGCCGTGGTCGACGTGAGCGATGATGGCGATGTTGCGAATTGCGCGGATATTGTTTGACATGGTGAATGTGGGTTGGAATACCGATTCTCGGAAGGCGCGCATTATAACATGTTGCGACGCATGAAATTTGAAAAGACCTGTCTTTTCAACGGCTTGCCGCCGCTTTGGCGCGAACCCCGAAAGGCGCGCCGGGAGCCGTTCTTCGGCCCCCTCGTTCAATCTTTCAGGCTGTGGAAATCAGCCGTTCTGGCGCCAATATGGCGTATTCCTGCAACAGCCCGGTCCCCAGCAGGGCGCCGTCCGATTGCCGATAGACGCGCACGCGCCCCAATTGCTCCGGCGCGGCCACGCCCTCCTTGGCCAACGGCAGGCGCTGGCCATGCAGGAAGCGGCGCGCCAGCTCGTCGGGCAACTGCACCGCCGGGAAACTGCGCAGCAAGGCATCCACCGGCAACAGCGCGGCCTGGCGACG
This genomic window contains:
- the typA gene encoding translational GTPase TypA, encoding MSNNIRAIRNIAIIAHVDHGKTTLVDQLLRQSGTFRDNQQVDNRVMDSNDIEKERGITILSKNCAVEYKGTHINIVDTPGHADFGGEVERVLSMVDSVLLLVDAQEGPMPQTRFVTRKALALGLKPIVVLNKIDRPGARPEWAINATFELFDKLGATEEQLDFPVVYASGLNGYAGLTPDVRDGSMEPLFDAILKYVPAREDDPNAPLQLQITSLEYSSYVGKIGVGRILAGRVKGGQDVVWMNGPEDKPTKARINQVLTFKGLERVLVDEALAGDIVLINGIEEIGIGSTICAPDAPNGLPMLKVDEPTLTMNFMVNTSPLAGREGKFVTTRQIRDRLEKELKSNMALRVVQAENDDSTYEVSGRGELHLTILIENMRREGFELAVSRPRVVFRMVDGVREEPYENLTVDVEETHQGGVMEELGRRRGDLQNMEPDGKGRVRLEYHIPARGLIGFQGEFMTLTRGTGLMSHVFDDYKAVDTTKGELAGRRNGVLISQDDGAAVAYALWKLQDRGRMFVSHNDPVYEGMIIGIHSRDNDLVVNPIKGKQLTNVRASGTDEAVRLVPPIELNLEYAVEFIEDDELVEVTPKSIRLRKRHLKEHERKKASREESV
- the dusA gene encoding tRNA dihydrouridine(20/20a) synthase DusA gives rise to the protein MKKPLPPRTLSVAPMMDWTDRHCRVFHRQITRHTWLYTEMVTTGALLHGDVPRHLDFNEEEHPVALQLGGSEPSDLAHGAKLGEQWGYDEINLNCGCPSERVQKGAFGACLMGEPELVADCVKAMRDAVSIDVTVKHRIGIDDVQSYDFVRDFVGKIADAGCSTFIVHARNAILKGLSPKENREIPPLKYDYAYRLKKDFPQLEILINGGIKTVAEIDEHLRHVDGVMLGREAYHNPYLMAGFDARYYGDLEGARHPSREEVIAAMLPYIRRQLELHGGNGAGPGLRLNSITRHMLGLLAGVPGARAFRQTLSDSKKLAGGDPALLQEALARTQAALHQ